The Amaranthus tricolor cultivar Red isolate AtriRed21 chromosome 2, ASM2621246v1, whole genome shotgun sequence genome contains the following window.
CTTGCATAGAACTTCTTCAAAGAATTGAGTTCCGACCGCCTTTGTGAGAATATCAGCTAACTGGTCCTTTGACTTCACATGAGGGAGTTTGATCACCTTTGCttccaatttttcttttatgaaatgTCTGTAGACTTCTACATGTTTCGTATGAGCATGTTGGACGAGATTCTCTGAAATGTTGATTGCAGCTTGATTATCACAATACAGCTCACAACTTCTTGTGGGAGTAAACCTGAGTTCTTTCAGTTGCTTTCTAAGCCATAAGACCTTTGTGATTCCCTTTGCAACTCCTTTGAACTTTGCCTCTGCACTAAACATAGCAATCACTTTCTGTTTCTTGCTTCTCCATGTAACTAGATTACCTCCTACAAGAGGGAAGTATCCTGAAGTTGACTTTCTGTCATCTCTGTCGCCTGCCCAGTCTGCATCTGTGTAAGCAACAAGGTTAAGATGCCCATTCTTTTGGTATAAGACTCCTCTGCCTAGGGACCCTTTGAGGTATCACAGGATTCGAAACATTGCTTCTATATGTTGAACGTGTGGTCTGTGCATAAACCGACTAACAATTCCCACTGTGTATGCAATATCAGGTCTCGTATGAGCTAAGTAAATCAACTTCCATACCAATCGCTGGTACTGCATACGATTAGCTAGTTCCCCTCCTTCATGCATCTACAGTCCATGATTCATCACCATTGGTGTCTCGATGGGTTTACAGTCTAACATCCCTGTCTCACCTAACAAATCTAAAACATACTTCTTTTGGGATATGAAGATTCATTTGTTTGATCTAAGAACTTCAAttcccaaaaaaatatttaagtctcccaagatctttcatctcaaattcttggaACAGCTTGCTTTTGAGACTCTATAGAAATTATAAGACATGTTATTTTTCTTCCTTCTcgtttaagaaataaagtatgatcAGAGTTACTCTGTCTGTACCCAAATCTTCTCATAGCAGATGTAAACCTCCCAAACCATGCCCTAGGAGACTATTTCAAACCATACAATGCCTTTCTGAGTCTGCAACCTTCATTCTCTGAGAACTCTGAAGTGAACCCTGGTGGTGCTTCCTTGTACACTTATTATTGTAACTCtccatgaagaaaagcattctTCACATCGAACTGATGAAGGGGCCAGTCTAAGTTTGCTACTATACTGAACAAGACCCGGATTGTATCAAGTTAGGCGACTGGAGAAAAGGTTTTTGAGTAGTCAACCCCATATGTCTGAGTGTACCCCTTTGCCACAAGTCGAACTTTGTATCTTTCGATCGTGCCATCTGACTTGTATTTGATTGTGAACACCCATTTACATCCGACGACCTTCTTTTTATTTGGCAGAGTGCATTTCTCCCACATGTCATTTCTTCCGAGAGCACTGATTTCTTCTTCCATAGCATTTCTCCAATGATCGGTAGTTAAGGCTTCTTCTACTGTGGTTGGAACTTTGGTTGCATACAATGCTGCACAGAATGCCAAGGCACTCTATGACATATTTCCTCCATCTGGTTGCTCAATGGGGTATCTCGATCGTCTAGCATCATAATCTGGATCATATCTCAATGGGGTACGAGGGGGTAGCACATACGATGCTTTATCACCACCCTGACATTCATGATCCCCTGTATCTATATCCTCTGCAACAACTTCCTCAGTCAAGGTATCAACAATGATATTATCATCAACAATACCTTCTAAATGGCTCAGATGATCAGATAGGACTGGTAAAGGTGTGGACTGAACAACCTGGTGAGATGATTCTGTAGTATTGCCTACTTTTTCTGTTGGGTCTAGGTTGGATAACCATGGACTAGTTAACCATCTGAGATCGTCATCTTGTTTCTCCCTTGACATCGAAGATGGCGGTAGTAAAACTTTGTCTCAATGAAATCACAATCCATGGTGGTGTACACCTTCTGAGCCAGAGGATCATAACACCTATAAACTTTTTGATTCCGTCCGTACCCAACAAAAACACACTTCACTGCTCTTGGCTCAAGTTTATTTCGTACCCGCTGCGGACAATGGACAAAAACTGTACACCCAAAGATTCTAGAAGGTAGGGAGCGTGAAGAAGGTATGAGATGATGGGTTTGCAGGGTTTCCAAAGGTGTGTTGTAATGAAGGCTTTTAGTGGGAAGTTTATTGGAAAGGCAGTTGGCAGTGGTAATGGCTTCAGGCCAAAGGTGAGTGGGGATATGGGATTCGAGCATGATAGCATGGGTTATTTCAAGTAATGTTCGATTTTTCTGTTTCGCCACACCATTTTGTTAGGGTGTATCAGGGCAAGAGGTTTGGTGAATTAAGCCTTTatgggtaaaaaaaaatttcatgttAGAATTAATGTATTCTCTACCATTATCTGTTTTAATCATGTGAAGGTTGGGTTTAAAATTGGGTACAAATCATATTATAGAAATCAACAAACACTCTAAACACCTCAGATTTATGTTTGAGAAAATAAATCCAACTCATTCGGGTAAAATCATCAGTAAATATAACAAAGTATGAAAACCATGTATTCCTACTACCGGAGTGGGACCCCAAATATCAGAGTGAATAAGCATAAAAGGAACATCGACTTTATTCATACTACTAGAATACgaatgtttatgactttttGCCAAAATACATGTTTCATacttaaaatttgatttaagCCCCACTAAATTAGGAAAAAGTTTCTCTAGATATCCTACTGATGGATGTCCAAGACGTTGATGCCATGTCAATAGTTGTCTTTCCTCTGACCCGCGAACAAGAACTGCTTTGCCTTTTTGAGTCTCCTCTCCCAAGTAGTACAATCCACCTCTCTCAATACCACATTTAAAGGGTTGAGGCCACTGATTTTGGTACCCctcccatttaaccttaatccTCTTCCTCCTTGTGCTCTGTTTAAGGGAATGCTCCCTTCTTTCTCTTCGATACCTATACTGTTCAAAGCAGAACCTGggtctccttcttcttcttccatggAAGGACCTTCATCTACACTCCATCCCACAGCAGCTCTGCCTGTTCGATTTTGATCGGAAAAACGGGCCACCCCTTTTGCTCTTTTCTTCTTTGCGTCTTTCCACCATTCAAGGTAGCCTACTAGTTTGAAACACTCATTTTTGGTGTGTCTTGTGCCACCACAATGAGTGCATTTGAGGTGAGCTTTGTCATCATCACGCCAGTAAGTCCTTCCTTTGACAGCGAACCCCCCTCCGATGCTCGATGAGTCTAAATCTGATGAGGGCTCCTTTTTCATTATCCCATGCCTCATTATTTCTCTCCTAATGCTTGCATAGGCCTCCTCCATCGTAGGGAGTGGGTCTTGAAGGAGTAGATCCTTTCCCTCCTTGTCGAACATATCATCAATCCTTGCTAGGAATTGATACAATCTGTTTTGTTGAATTAACTGGTTGTAGATGATAATATCATTTGGGTCTTTCATGGGATTTGGTTGTCTTCTGTCAATCTCTTTCCACAACATGAATAATTTGCTGTAGTACTTCTCAATTGGGTCTGTACCTTGTTGGATTTTGTTGGTTTTAACCGAGAGGTCAAATATTTGCAGGTCATCCCTTCCGCTACCGTATAGTGTCTCGATTCCTTGCCATAAAGTTTTGGCTATTGGAAAATCAAGGAATTGATTCACCAGGTCAGGATTTATATTCTCCAATATCCAAAAGATGACAATCGAATCATTTCGAGTCCATTGGTTGTACGCTGGGTCATTTTTGGATGGTAGATCGGCAATGATGTGATTGAGCCGATCACGACCACTAATGGCTAAGTGCATCAGCCTggaccattttgtgtaattcTGATTTGTTAGTTTTTCGGATATTGAGAGGGTTTGGGTATTGGTTGTGGTTTTAGTGGGCAATTTGTTGGGGTTTAACTGTTGTAATAGTTGCAACAATTGTCCCATTGTGACCGGCTAGTCTAATGCTATGATAGTTTTGGAGTCTCTCTCCATTCTGGGTTTTTCAAAGGTAAGATAACTGGTATATGATGAACCTACAAAAACGATTCAGAATCGTtgctgctctgataccatgataaacGATAGAACACGTTTTTGGCTTAATACTTGTGTTCAATATTTTTCTGTATTTTGCTTCAATGATAatgatgtgtatatatataaaggaGTTCCTAGGGTTGCTTAAAATATATGATACAAAATATAGAAGTTTCCCTGATTACAAATATTCTAAATATACTGTTTTCATATTCTAACAATTCAAAGTACCCAACATAATTGGTTAAAAATGATATGCATAATGTTCAAAACTAAGTATTCCACTTAAGGATATACCaagttaaataataattatgagtATTTTAAGTCAACGACCAAtaattgataatattatttacaaattttgcttgtttttatttattaattgttgCATTGGCGGGATTTAGGTGATTTGCGGATATTCCTAAAGAAATTCGTTCCAAGAAAAGCATGATGATGAAACCTCGTCCTTTGACTAATGCTAAAGTTTTCAATACATTCCAACTGACATCTCATTTAGTCTTCATTGCTAATTTTTTCCATCAGAATTTGGTTGAATATTTTCAAAGaagataattattaattagaagTAAAGTAAAATTctattgtttaatttatttttgttagcagATAATGGTATTCAATAAGGTAATAATTCCTCtgttttaaaatacttgcaacatttaatttttcatataatCTAATGCACTAACTCAATCATTAATATATCtatttatgtataataaaaaattataaaatttaatattgataatcgttgcattgagacgaatcaaacaagatttcacttgactatgttttaactaataaattaaaaattaatcagaaATTAAGGATGATTAATGATTAGTACAATATTACTAATGTCGCAAGTAATTTAGAACAGAAGAAATATTTTCTGTGTATAAATGggacattaagacgaatcaaataagattccatttgactatgttttaactaataaattaaaaattagtcaCAAATTAAGGGTGATTAATAAATAttgcaatatttttaatgtcgcAAGTAATTTAGAACAGAAGAAATATTTTCTGTATATAAATGGGATAAAGGCATGAACATCAGAGATCACTGCTGAACAACTCATAAACAAAAACAGACCCTAATTATTGTACCAGAAATTCCTAATTAAACactatgatttataaatcaccgcacaaagataaaacaaatactaataaagtaaacaaaataaaaaaagacaaattaaaattctaaaagcCCAACCTTATTAAATTCTTCCACATAAGAATGATTTGTCAATATTAAAAATCACCATTATTTAGTTAGATCAACTCTTGTTGTACATATAACATTACTCACTTACTTTGCCAATTGTTGCATATTCCAACATACATGTCCACAAACCACAATTAAATAGGTTTCCACCATGCATCTCTAAGAAAAGCTTTCATTTCTTCTTTAATCAATTTCTTCCTTTATATACTAACCACATCCAACATTTCTATGATGTGCAATTGATGAAGTAGCTGGTTTCTTTAAGGAATGCTTGAATttggtgtaaatatttaaaaggGTAAAAAAGGTCAAAGCAAGAAAATTaagttgataaatgaaaaattagtaagTTGTAGAGGTGGATGAATAGTtgcaaaataatgaaaaataaaaggagcttttaattttatggggtaaatatttatcctagaGGAGGGTGGGGGAATGTATTATCTCTATAATAGGGGAAAttatcttcttttttctttattgtttttattttatgctcattttatcttcttcacaactatctcaactacttcaaatgcatctctatttgtttttaattcattagtttgactttatttcccCCTTAAACATTTACACCCAATCCAAACATACCCTAAGAAAATCTCATAATCTTCGGTAATTTAATCACTCTACTCTCCAATATATCTCTCTTTCTTACTTACTCTTTTTAATAATCTTTCATACTATCTCTTTTTCATACACTTATTTAACTAGCtccaatcaaatatttaattaatctaattttCACTACTTTATTTCAAATATCTTGTGTTATtggtttataaaattattatattttcggCTCCTTCTCAATTACTCAAAAAGACATATGTGTCTAATCAATTATAATCTTTTGCTAATACTACAAATCAAGAATACTCTTCCTTTGATGATCTTGCACAAAAATCAACAATttataatgttaaaataaaagtgatcaatcaccaaggaaaaaaatatatcagacgtttgtttcaaaaaaaaaaggtacaaCAACTTTCAGAATATACTTAATTATTTATTCTCATTACAAAATTATACCTAACTACTTCATGCAATATTAGGTTAATGTGATGAAAGCTATGTGATCTCAAATCCCACCATAAAACATGTTATATACTCTGATGATTGAGgtcccaaaatatgttatatactctaacaaaagtAACAATCTTCTAATTATGACACATACAAAATATACGTAggcttaactttattttataatttgtgaattttgtttaacacaatttaaaagaatatcCTAAAAAATTCGCcagcataaaaaaaaatcttataagGAAAAAGCCAGAGTCTAAAGATGTAGGGTTTTCTTTAAACAAGATGATAAAACACCCCAACTAATAAGATTTATTTTCAtcaatcatacaatttaataaaaaaaacggtAAAATTTAACATGACGTTATTATAGTGATTTGTcgtacaaaataattttaacaaatttaataactaataactaataactaataagtagAGGTTGAGAAACGGATTAAATGATCCTGAACACAACCGTGACTCGTACATGATAAAATCGAATTATCATAGTGACATGCTAAAAACCAAAAGTTACCTGATCTGATGACCAAAATGGCCACCTCTACTATGAGAAAACATTGTGAGCATGTTCCCCATCGTCTAAATGACAGCAGGCACTGCAGCTCTAGAATAACCATGGGATCAGATGTGAGAGTGAACACTTGCAAGAATAGAAGTAAAGCTGCGGACATGGTACATCTTGTTATTGACAATTGACATACATCTCTACAATTCTATCCTGATTTGTGCAGAATACAGAATACTGAGTTGATGACTATAACTATGATATAGATATCGTCCATGATACATTGAACTGATAGATGTGCTAAAAAGATAATGGCATAAAGAAATTTATCCAAGTTACCATAACAACTCAACAAGAGCCAATCCTACAATTCCAAACAAAATTCTGATATACTTGATATTGCAATCTTCCAAAAAGGTACTCTTTTAGATCAActttaaaaaaagacaaaaacgATTTAAGCCTAATCACTCTTAGAAGCAGTGGCAGCAGCTTGACCACGGAGACGACCAGTCCTCCTGGCGGCAATGAGACCAACCTTTTGCCCAGGTGGAGCATCTCTGCGGACAGTACTGGCGTGACCAATATGCTGGTGGTTACCTCCTCCATGAGGATGCTCAACTGGGTTCATAGCAACACCACGAACCTTGGGCCAGCAGTTTCTCTTGACCCTGAATTTGTGGTAAGCATTACCAGCCTTGAGAAGAGGCTTCTCAGTACGTCCTCCACCAGCGACTTGCCCAATCATCGCACGGCAACCACTCGGCACAATCTTCTTGGAACCAGATGGGAGCTTGATCCTATAATAGATACAGCATTGTTAGGTAATTAGGTGGGAATCTCATCGCATATACGCCAAATACGGCATACAACATTGAACTATATTCCAAAAGCTCTTACTTCAATTagaataatatttctaattaaaagGCGCAGAAGAGTATTCGCTACTAATTCTACATAAAATTAGTTATGTCATGCATTAAAAATTCATCTCTAACACAAAATAGCATTCAAAGGCACCAAACATAAACTTCCATCATAATTTTGCCTCAGAATAGACAACAGTGGACATTCAACCCCAAAACATCATTGAATGTGAGTGTGTGAGATCAGCCTAAAAATCAAGAACCTACTAGACATCCATAATTCACTTATATAACATGAACATCAAGCAGAAATGAAGAAAAACCAATGTATATTGATGAATTTGAATAGGCTAAAAACATTAGCTTTACCAAGATTGAGTTCAAATTGTAAAATCTGCAATCCTGTCAAACCATCTATTGCAAAAAACATAATCAACTACACGAAACAAAGCTCACAAGCTAAAACAGATAAAATGCCCACTTCTAATAGATTAATCCACCGAAATACCACCACATAACACATAATCCAAAATGATCATCCATCTTTAAAACCGAAGATTAATGTGTCAAAGCAGATCACATATCATTAACCCTTTAACAAACAAAACACATTTAACACAAATCAAAATCATTTCTCAATCCCATACCTTATTTCAACATTAAATAACCGAATTCAAACAGGATACCAACCACAACCTACAAACACTCGATACAAATTAAAGCCACTATACATAATATTTTGCTTCTCATAAAAGGTTCAGGCATtatattcaaaaaacaaacccaaaattattaaaatatttagtgCTGTATCATCATTATCAATATGATgagaataataacaattaatttaatacAACAAAACCACAAAAATAATACCCATTTCATAAAcaatcaaaacgaatcaaacccataatttcatttctttttctcatCACAAGATCCACACAATAAGAGCCCACAAAATATTACCAATATATAagaaaccatttaagaaaggcTTAAACAACATCATACCTAGTGGTGTCATGATCAGGATTGTGGGAGATAACAATAGCATAATCTCCAGAAGCACGTGCAAGAACACCACGATCACCAACATGATGTTCAACATTACAAACAACGGTTCCTTCAGGCATAGATCTCAAAGGAAGAACATTTCCAACCATTAAAGTAGCTTTCTTTccacaataaacaaattgccCAGTATACATACCCTCGGCAGCAACAAATAATTCCTTCTGATGCTTGTAACGGAATGGATGCCTAAATGTCACCTTAGCTAATGGAGCACCACGACCTGGATCATGAATGATATCAGTAACTACACCTTTTGTGTAACCATTGCGTTCACCGAAATCTAGGGTACGGAATTTGGCTGCTCCCTTGCGGTGATGAGTGTGGGCTTTGAAGACGGAACCAGCACCCTTACGTTGAGCTCTGATTACTCTTCCCATGGCGGCAAAACGGGGATGAGGATAGGGGAAAGGAGgagattagggttttttttgtgatgTTGCGGTGGAAATGAAAATGGAGATTGAGAGATTACGGGTTTTATTTGGGGATTTTAGGGTTTGGATTTTTTTTAGGCATGGGCCGTGGAAATTTTAAGTTGGGCTTTGATTGATGTTCAGTGTCTCATGACTCAATTCACTCTTTACTGAGACTCTCTCAATGAGACTGAACCTCAACAAGAGCTCAATCCATCATCGGGCCTAATATATTTTTCACAAATCCTTGTATGAGATAATCTTACTATGAGAGGCTATCAATAAAGTTAAATGACCTAACTAATACGAATTTTGAAATATACACtctttgttttgaagttgtctAATCGAGAGACGGTTTCTCACTGTGAGTGCACAacaattttgtgtttttgttatACTTTAGCGATGTTTGGTGATTGAGTAATTGATAAATGGTAAATGATTTTTATGTTGGTTGTAGAgctaatattaaattaaaatgaaacggTTATGTTAGGCATGTTTGGGTAAATGTGTTCCACAAATGATTATTAAGTAAATTTTTTAGTTAGTTGTTAGTTAGTTTGACCACTTGAAAATATTAGTTGTTTATTAGCTGCTAAGCTAGTTGTTTAAGCCACATATTATAAAGAGATGTTAgctaaaaattaattgttatacGTTGgctatttatcaaaaaaaagtgggtcaaaaaatcaaaagtcaaaaaaaattattacgaGTAActttttggtttttggttttgACATAAAAGTTACTTCATTTACCTaatacttttatctttatttgacACAAAccctataattttattttttattttttttctgatttattGGTTGAAAATTTGGCTATGACTTGTTTGTCGATTAAAAGTTCAAAAATTGTTCAGTGAATGGCTTTTAAAAGTCAATTAGAAAAGTTAGCTTTTTCCAAAGAAAATGCTGCTTTTTTTTTGGCTTGTTTGATCATTTAATTAACAACCAATTACTAAATTTGCTAAACATCTTCAATAATAGTTTATTTATATAATCTAGCTTAACAGTCAACAAAAAAGTTGATGCTTCTACgtacattcaaaacaataattttaaaaatatttacttgtgccAATCTATAAATATCAATGATCAAGtttgtggaaaaaaaaaaactagtatCAGTGTcggttctaatattttatgggCCCTAGGAcagatgaaaaaataatttatttaatataaaatcaaattacaaGATAAGAGTAATtacaatttatatattaattggaAAAATTGCAAGAAAATTTTAGCTTCCAACATATAATTTCAACACATTGCATCATCCAATATACTACTCCTACATCATTAAATCCAACATATAGCATCATtagaattacaaaaataatataagacaTCATTATATCCATCATATAACATCATAAAAGTTTCTTTTCCAAGTAAAAAAgttgatttagaaatgaaaaagtGAAAGTCATCCACTTATTTGGCACTTATTACTAGTTCGTTAAGATTTCTTACGTCTTTTTATTCATAACAATGGATCCCTTACTTAAAGAAATTTCTAATATGTAGGCGTATGCTCAAGGCAGCTCTTTTGATCTACCCTCAGGACCGATCCTGTCAATTACAGAAGTGGTTGAAGTGAAAAGAATTGGAGAAAATATGATGCTACAAGAGATAGATACCTTAAGAGACTTCAAAGATGGAAAGTAGTCATGTTCGTGTTGTTTTATCTGCATTGCTTTAAGTGAAAATAATAAACTGAGATTGATTCATTGATGAACTTTACCAAAACCCATCAACAATTCTTCATTAGGCAAAACTTGGGATATTGTTAACAATGTGGTCATGGAATGGATAGTTTTGTTTTAGAAGAGTCCATTGCAAAGAGCGTTTAtcttacaaaataaacaaaaccaaaaaaattttaaatcacaAAACTCTCATCCTATTAAATTCTACCATATGAAGGTGATTTGTTAGCTTCACAAACAAACcgccgttatttactaagatctTCTCATAACATGAACTGTCTGAATACCAAGGTGGTGTTCTTGAGCTGCAGTGCAAAATCATCATATCACCAGTTGCTATGATCTGCATTGTCAGGCAACCAGGTAGCATTAAAACAGTACAGAGGCAACTATGCTGCGCATCAGCCAGCTGCTTCATCATACAAATACAAGTAAAGAGTTGCATACAAATGCTACATAAAATCTGGTTAAGCTTAATCATATAATCCTTATCCTTATACTTAAATACTTTACAAAGCACTAACACTATTTGCTACTGTTTAAAGACCAAAATATTGGTTTTTAAACAGTAATGAACAGTCCTCCATCTCTTTCCCCTATCTCATCTGCTCCTTAGACATCTCATCTGATTCTTTCTCCATTTCTTTCCCATCTCATCTGCCTTTTCCCCATCTCAATTAGCGGTAGTCTAAGCCTTGTTCTTGAAACCTTTACATTGTTCTTGAAACTTTTAGATTCCATATTTTGCATACAAAATTCTTTCAAATCAATTTTAGGTACTGTATATTATTTTCATCTTCTGTTGTCTGAATTCGAAAGAACAATTGTATCACAATTAGATTAGTTTGAGGGTTTAAGATATTAGAAATGGCTGAGGATGCACCTCCTCCTGTTAGGTTGATGAATTTCGTCTCTCAAGAAGAGGTCTGTTTCAAACCCTACTTCCTTTTATTGATCAAGTGTTTCCCTTATTtcctaattttgtttttacatTGATTACAGTGATGTTTTTGCGGTTGGGTTTGTTCGTGGAAGTGAGTCTAGGTTAATAATAAATGTTGATTTGCAAATTGATAACTAGATTCATGATTTGTGAACTTGTATTCGTGTCTTTCTTATCAATTTGCAAATCGATATATGTTGTTACTTTGATTCTTCTCCTTGTTGGTGTTTACTAATTTTAGTATTGAGCTTTTTGTTGTGGAACTGAATTAATGTATGTGGTTGAAATTGCAGTTAGTTGTAACAAAACAACATTGCGGTGAAAGAGTGGAGGATGGGAATGCACAAAGAGATCGTCCTCTATTTGAGATTGAAGGAGAACAAAGATAAGCTGGATGCTGAATTTGTTAGTCTCCCAATTTCTTACTGCTTTAATCTGATG
Protein-coding sequences here:
- the LOC130806410 gene encoding 60S ribosomal protein L8-1-like, translated to MGRVIRAQRKGAGSVFKAHTHHRKGAAKFRTLDFGERNGYTKGVVTDIIHDPGRGAPLAKVTFRHPFRYKHQKELFVAAEGMYTGQFVYCGKKATLMVGNVLPLRSMPEGTVVCNVEHHVGDRGVLARASGDYAIVISHNPDHDTTRIKLPSGSKKIVPSGCRAMIGQVAGGGRTEKPLLKAGNAYHKFRVKRNCWPKVRGVAMNPVEHPHGGGNHQHIGHASTVRRDAPPGQKVGLIAARRTGRLRGQAAATASKSD